A part of Pseudomonas sp. HR96 genomic DNA contains:
- a CDS encoding Bug family tripartite tricarboxylate transporter substrate binding protein gives MFDRRRFLFGSGALLLGAHLPAFATSTPPLDGPRLIFGYPPGSIGSELGESCLSIYNARAGGHFSFTNIDSHNSRTATELVKNGPADGTLLLQAQSTSMVLLPSVYRDLGYNPLQDFAPVVSLTQLSGSLTVGPLVPARVTNLAQYLDWVTDNPDLRDVGYAMYGSQGHMATLMLARAKSVAISGRPYKGSLMMLKDLMSGGLAAGFTAAGNGNQDLWASGKLRSLGVTGAHREAHWPNVPTLAEQGVAGMDLNAWYAWYAPATTPPAVLQQLRDKAHTMKTAPEFAPLLKRLNLTALNLDPEQIQQLTTRELASYQQLVRQFGIRPLD, from the coding sequence ATGTTCGATCGTCGTCGTTTTCTGTTCGGCAGCGGGGCCCTGTTGCTCGGCGCTCACCTGCCCGCCTTTGCCACCAGCACGCCGCCGCTGGATGGTCCGCGGCTGATCTTCGGCTACCCGCCCGGCTCCATCGGCAGCGAGCTGGGCGAAAGCTGCCTGAGCATCTACAACGCGCGCGCCGGCGGGCACTTCAGCTTTACCAACATCGACTCGCACAACTCGCGCACGGCCACCGAGCTGGTCAAGAACGGCCCGGCCGATGGCACGTTGCTGTTGCAGGCGCAGTCGACCTCGATGGTGCTGCTGCCCAGCGTCTACCGCGACCTGGGCTACAACCCGCTGCAGGATTTTGCCCCGGTCGTCTCGCTGACCCAATTGTCCGGGTCACTCACCGTGGGGCCGCTGGTGCCGGCCCGCGTGACCAACCTGGCGCAGTACCTGGACTGGGTAACCGACAACCCCGACCTGCGCGACGTGGGTTACGCCATGTACGGCTCCCAGGGCCATATGGCCACATTGATGCTGGCCCGGGCAAAGTCGGTGGCCATCAGCGGGCGGCCTTACAAGGGCTCGCTGATGATGCTCAAGGACCTGATGAGCGGCGGCCTGGCGGCCGGCTTCACCGCCGCCGGCAACGGCAACCAGGACCTCTGGGCCAGCGGCAAGCTGCGTTCGCTGGGGGTCACCGGGGCACACCGCGAGGCGCATTGGCCGAATGTGCCAACCCTGGCCGAGCAAGGCGTGGCCGGCATGGACCTGAACGCCTGGTACGCCTGGTATGCCCCTGCGACCACGCCCCCCGCTGTACTTCAGCAATTGCGCGACAAGGCCCACACCATGAAGACCGCGCCGGAGTTCGCCCCGCTGCTCAAGCGGCTGAACCTCACGGCGCTGAACCTGGACCCCGAGCAGATTCAGCAGCTGACCACCCGCGAGCTGGCCAGCTACCAGCAGCTGGTGCGCCAGTTCGGAATCAGACCACTGGACTGA
- a CDS encoding HlyD family efflux transporter periplasmic adaptor subunit, producing the protein MIANDAVLPPLRQELRLEPASATPEGAPRWRLYDPLQHRFFLIGEDDVGLLSHWACGTVGALRKALGRLQQSLDEDQLDGLMRFLGDHHLLQTSGKQANARLADQAAALKGHGLRGLINKLMAFRQPVWNPRRLIARSLPWIDAIGQRSMLVVWALLTLLGLYLTSRQWDDFLNTFSDFLSVKGAICYALALAGLKVWHELGHAYMATRHGCRVGNMGVSIFMGVPMLYTELGDIARVDNPRQRMWIAAGGVLAESLVAGLATLAWAILPEGSLRSVAFVIATSSWVTSLVVNLNPLSRFDGYHFCSDMLRIDNLQPRALAYGQWAIGRVLFGAVENPPEPVSRRRAAFFIGYGALVWLYQVSLSLSIAWFTYKSIFKTLGVLILLYTLQHFVGRRLMRVGKHWWRLRERVATRRRALLLALGTGLIALCLLPLDRHVDVPVMLGWQYETPIQAPENARIEQILVSPGAQVEQGQVLMRFFSPELDSKRDSAQANLTIATERLNRIGGDAEDRAQAIVLVQQQLQAQADLKGLAERAGMLQWRAPKAGVVVDMPANLQVGQWVRPDTTLGRVLEGSAQDASGFAAEKDLPRLQVGARGEFLPDEPSLARRAVTLTGVDPNASEFISPDSLSSRYGGPIGTQPDDKGKAVPVQAQHRIHFTVDGAADGRLPQRIRGQVRVEALPQSLASQVLIHLWQLLMAELRD; encoded by the coding sequence ATGATCGCCAACGACGCGGTGTTGCCGCCGCTGCGCCAGGAGCTGCGCCTGGAGCCTGCCAGCGCCACGCCCGAGGGGGCACCACGCTGGCGCCTGTACGACCCGCTGCAGCACCGTTTCTTCCTGATTGGCGAAGACGACGTGGGCCTGCTTTCACACTGGGCCTGCGGCACCGTCGGCGCCCTGCGCAAGGCCCTCGGCCGCCTGCAGCAGAGCCTGGACGAAGACCAGCTGGACGGCCTGATGCGTTTTCTCGGCGATCATCATCTGCTGCAGACCAGCGGCAAGCAGGCCAATGCGCGCCTCGCCGACCAGGCCGCTGCGCTCAAGGGTCACGGCCTGCGCGGGCTGATCAACAAGCTTATGGCGTTCCGCCAGCCAGTGTGGAACCCGCGCCGCCTGATCGCCCGCAGCCTGCCGTGGATCGACGCCATCGGCCAGCGCTCCATGCTCGTCGTGTGGGCGCTGCTGACCTTGCTGGGGCTGTACCTGACCAGCCGCCAGTGGGACGACTTTCTCAACACCTTCAGCGACTTTCTCTCGGTCAAGGGCGCGATCTGCTACGCCCTGGCCCTGGCCGGCCTCAAGGTCTGGCACGAACTGGGCCACGCCTACATGGCCACGCGCCATGGCTGCCGGGTGGGCAACATGGGCGTGTCGATCTTCATGGGCGTGCCGATGTTGTACACCGAGCTGGGCGACATCGCCCGGGTCGACAACCCGCGCCAGCGCATGTGGATCGCCGCCGGCGGTGTGCTTGCCGAAAGCCTCGTGGCGGGCCTCGCGACCCTGGCCTGGGCCATCCTGCCCGAAGGCAGCCTGCGCAGCGTGGCCTTCGTGATCGCCACCTCCAGCTGGGTGACCAGCCTGGTGGTCAACCTCAACCCGCTGTCGCGTTTCGACGGTTATCACTTCTGCAGCGACATGCTGCGCATCGACAACCTGCAGCCACGGGCCCTCGCCTACGGCCAGTGGGCCATCGGCCGGGTGCTGTTCGGCGCGGTGGAAAACCCGCCGGAGCCCGTCTCGCGGCGCCGTGCGGCGTTTTTCATCGGTTATGGCGCGCTGGTCTGGCTGTACCAGGTGAGCCTGAGCCTGAGCATCGCCTGGTTTACCTACAAGAGCATCTTCAAGACCCTTGGCGTGCTGATTCTGCTGTACACGCTGCAACATTTCGTTGGCCGGCGCCTGATGCGTGTCGGCAAGCACTGGTGGCGCCTGCGCGAACGTGTGGCCACGCGGCGCCGTGCCCTGCTGCTGGCCCTCGGCACCGGGCTGATCGCCCTGTGCCTGCTGCCGCTGGACCGGCATGTCGACGTGCCGGTGATGCTGGGCTGGCAGTACGAGACGCCGATCCAGGCCCCGGAAAACGCGCGGATCGAGCAGATCTTGGTCAGCCCCGGCGCCCAGGTCGAGCAGGGCCAGGTATTGATGCGTTTCTTTTCCCCGGAACTGGACAGCAAGCGCGACAGCGCCCAGGCCAACCTGACCATCGCCACCGAGCGCCTGAACCGCATTGGCGGCGACGCCGAAGACCGCGCCCAGGCCATTGTCCTGGTGCAGCAACAGCTGCAGGCCCAGGCCGACCTCAAGGGCCTGGCCGAGCGTGCCGGCATGCTGCAATGGCGTGCGCCCAAGGCAGGCGTGGTGGTCGACATGCCGGCCAACCTGCAGGTGGGCCAATGGGTGCGGCCGGACACCACCCTGGGCCGGGTCCTCGAGGGCAGCGCCCAGGACGCCAGCGGCTTTGCCGCCGAAAAGGACCTGCCGCGCCTGCAGGTCGGTGCCCGTGGCGAGTTCCTGCCCGACGAACCGAGCCTGGCCCGGCGCGCCGTGACCCTCACCGGCGTCGACCCCAACGCCAGCGAATTCATCAGCCCCGACAGCCTGAGCTCACGCTACGGCGGCCCCATCGGCACCCAGCCCGACGACAAGGGCAAGGCCGTGCCCGTGCAGGCGCAACATCGCATCCATTTCACCGTCGACGGCGCTGCCGATGGCCGGTTGCCGCAGCGCATCCGTGGCCAGGTGCGCGTCGAGGCACTGCCGCAAAGCCTGGCCAGCCAGGTGCTGATTCACCTGTGGCAGCTGTTGATGGCTGAGCTGCGGGACTGA
- a CDS encoding tripartite tricarboxylate transporter substrate binding protein encodes MDRRTFIQVAGTLMLGSALPAIGWAGNSAPPGRLVFGIGAGAVGTRLAEVTLQLMAREYKLDYRLEVHEQRNTQEASEVVKAAAPDGATLLQAQSASMVLLPHLYRSMNYDPIKDFTPLAVLGEYPFTLTVGPAVPASVTDIDGYVTWVNKNPDYRDLGFAVYGSQVHLISLMLARGKQIALRSLSYKSPRSLADDVEKGTLAAAIMLSGSAAATNSKSLRNLAVSSRQRLERWPQVKTFAEQGLPEINLAGWYAWFAPAHTPDAVVRSLHDKLTAIQTLPDYLALQKSVVVSPLPLTPEQIVARIHQESQSYGDLVNRYGLSQMT; translated from the coding sequence ATGGACCGCAGAACTTTCATCCAGGTCGCCGGCACGCTGATGCTCGGTTCGGCTCTGCCCGCCATCGGCTGGGCCGGCAACAGCGCGCCGCCCGGCCGGCTGGTGTTCGGCATCGGCGCCGGGGCCGTGGGTACCCGGCTTGCCGAAGTGACGCTGCAGCTCATGGCCCGCGAGTACAAGCTGGACTATCGCCTGGAAGTGCACGAGCAACGCAACACTCAGGAGGCCAGTGAAGTGGTCAAGGCTGCCGCGCCCGATGGCGCGACCCTGCTGCAGGCGCAGTCGGCCTCGATGGTGCTGCTGCCCCACCTGTACCGCAGCATGAACTATGACCCGATCAAGGATTTCACCCCCTTGGCGGTACTTGGCGAATACCCTTTCACCCTGACGGTGGGCCCGGCGGTCCCGGCCAGCGTGACCGACATCGACGGTTACGTGACCTGGGTCAACAAGAACCCCGACTACCGCGACCTGGGCTTCGCGGTGTATGGCTCGCAGGTGCATCTGATCAGCCTGATGCTGGCCCGCGGCAAGCAGATCGCCTTGCGCTCGCTGTCCTACAAGTCGCCGCGCTCGCTGGCCGACGACGTCGAGAAAGGCACCCTGGCCGCCGCCATCATGCTTTCCGGTTCTGCTGCCGCCACCAACAGCAAGAGCCTGCGCAACCTGGCGGTCAGCAGCCGGCAGCGCCTGGAACGCTGGCCGCAGGTCAAGACCTTCGCCGAACAGGGCCTGCCAGAGATCAACCTGGCCGGCTGGTACGCCTGGTTCGCGCCGGCCCATACCCCGGATGCCGTGGTGCGCTCGCTGCATGACAAGCTCACCGCCATCCAGACCTTGCCGGACTACCTGGCATTGCAGAAGAGCGTCGTGGTTTCGCCGTTGCCCCTGACGCCGGAGCAGATCGTGGCACGCATACATCAGGAATCGCAAAGCTATGGCGACCTGGTCAACCGTTACGGGCTCAGCCAGATGACCTGA
- a CDS encoding tripartite tricarboxylate transporter substrate-binding protein: protein MKRRSFVIGSAAALLAVRSARLFADNAAPTQRLIFGLPPGALGTKLATGALDILNGRAKSGYQLQVIDNRNTLQATETVKAAAPDGSTLLQVQSGSMTLFPSTYRNLKYDPMTDFTPLAVMGEYPFTLTLGPLVPASVTDVNGYLAWVQQNPDYRDLGFALYGSQSHLLALMLAREKEVALRAQSYKAATAMFGDLQNQNLAACITVPGNTLGLGKGCRTVAVSSATRLEGWPQVATFSEQGLPSLAMLGWYGWFAPAQLPAATAQSLRTQIAAAQATPEFLALLKRLLLTPAPLNPAQIHERMSLELVEYQRLVKSYGLTQMAEAQTRSPVDAFATLS from the coding sequence ATGAAACGTAGATCCTTTGTCATCGGCTCAGCCGCTGCCTTGCTCGCTGTCCGGTCCGCTCGGCTGTTCGCCGATAACGCTGCGCCCACCCAGCGCCTGATCTTCGGCCTGCCGCCAGGCGCCCTGGGCACCAAATTGGCGACCGGTGCGCTGGACATCCTCAACGGCCGCGCCAAGTCCGGCTACCAGCTGCAGGTCATCGATAATCGCAACACCCTGCAGGCCACCGAAACCGTCAAGGCCGCCGCGCCCGATGGCAGCACTTTGCTGCAGGTGCAGTCCGGCTCGATGACGCTGTTCCCCAGCACCTACCGCAACCTCAAGTATGACCCCATGACCGACTTCACGCCGTTGGCGGTGATGGGCGAGTACCCTTTCACCCTGACCCTGGGCCCCTTGGTGCCCGCCAGCGTGACTGACGTCAACGGCTACCTGGCTTGGGTCCAGCAGAACCCCGATTATCGTGACCTGGGCTTTGCCCTGTACGGCTCGCAGTCGCACCTGCTGGCGCTGATGCTGGCCCGGGAGAAGGAAGTGGCGTTGCGCGCGCAGTCCTACAAGGCAGCCACGGCGATGTTCGGCGACCTGCAGAACCAGAATCTGGCCGCTTGCATCACCGTGCCTGGCAATACCCTGGGACTGGGCAAGGGTTGCCGTACGGTGGCGGTCAGTTCGGCGACGCGCCTCGAGGGCTGGCCGCAGGTGGCCACGTTCAGCGAACAGGGCCTGCCCAGCCTGGCGATGCTCGGCTGGTACGGCTGGTTCGCCCCGGCGCAACTGCCCGCGGCCACCGCCCAGAGCCTGCGCACGCAGATCGCTGCGGCCCAGGCCACGCCAGAGTTCCTCGCCCTGCTCAAGCGTCTGCTGCTGACGCCGGCGCCGCTGAACCCGGCGCAGATCCACGAGCGCATGAGCCTGGAATTGGTGGAGTACCAGCGGCTGGTCAAGAGTTATGGTCTGACCCAGATGGCCGAAGCGCAGACGCGCTCGCCGGTCGACGCCTTTGCCACGCTGAGTTAA
- a CDS encoding tripartite tricarboxylate transporter substrate-binding protein — MLTRRHFLGGTCALSLGAALAGRAFADANSGSRLLFGYPPGAVGSKLASALLPMLAAQGGPSYHLENLDGRNTRVARDAALHAAPDGSTLLQAISASMTLLPSVYKDTGFEATRDFAPLGCMGDFPYVLAVGPLVPASVGNLKQYLGWVNDNPEYRNVGISIYGSIGHLAVRTLVADCDVPLRVQSYQGTTGLLSDLRSQTLAAAFLAPGSGADIAPGAAIRALGVTSRQRLMYWPQLPTLAEQGSPRMDFSAWFGWYCQAATPAGTLHSLREAIARMQASAPYADVLKHLLLTPANLDAEQISARLREETAHYKTLVAGFQISKFD, encoded by the coding sequence ATGCTCACGCGCAGACACTTTCTCGGCGGCACTTGCGCCCTCTCCCTGGGTGCTGCGCTGGCGGGCCGGGCATTCGCCGACGCCAACAGCGGCAGCCGGCTGCTGTTCGGCTACCCGCCGGGCGCCGTCGGCAGCAAGCTGGCCAGCGCGCTGCTGCCCATGCTGGCCGCCCAGGGCGGCCCCAGCTACCACCTGGAGAACCTCGACGGGCGCAACACGCGGGTGGCCCGCGATGCCGCCCTGCACGCCGCCCCTGACGGCTCGACCTTGTTGCAGGCCATCTCGGCGTCCATGACCCTGCTGCCCAGCGTGTACAAGGACACCGGCTTCGAGGCGACACGCGACTTCGCACCTTTGGGCTGCATGGGCGATTTCCCCTACGTGCTGGCGGTCGGGCCGCTGGTGCCGGCCAGCGTGGGCAACCTCAAGCAGTACCTGGGCTGGGTCAACGACAACCCTGAGTACCGCAATGTCGGGATCTCCATCTACGGCAGCATCGGCCACCTGGCCGTGCGCACCCTGGTGGCCGACTGTGACGTGCCACTGCGGGTGCAGTCCTATCAGGGCACCACCGGCCTGCTCTCCGACCTGCGCAGCCAGACACTGGCCGCCGCGTTCCTGGCCCCTGGCAGCGGCGCCGACATCGCCCCCGGTGCGGCGATCCGCGCCCTGGGCGTGACCAGCCGGCAGCGCCTGATGTACTGGCCCCAGTTGCCGACCCTGGCCGAACAGGGCTCACCGCGCATGGATTTCAGCGCCTGGTTCGGCTGGTACTGCCAGGCCGCCACCCCAGCCGGCACCCTGCACTCGCTGCGCGAGGCGATCGCGCGCATGCAGGCGTCGGCGCCTTACGCCGATGTCCTCAAACATCTGTTGCTCACCCCCGCCAATCTCGATGCCGAACAGATCAGCGCGCGCCTGCGCGAGGAAACCGCCCACTACAAGACGTTGGTGGCAGGTTTTCAGATCAGCAAGTTCGACTGA
- a CDS encoding efflux RND transporter periplasmic adaptor subunit, translated as MNGKSSKALKLGGIAVAVALAYGLLASPHNLPQDAPLPNPLGNPAVAAEAPSVSVPAASTEDLQRPAVAQPLAAPAAAAAAPAAPAAVAPDKAQGRDARGLVRAVHEATLSAGMVAQIVKMPFAEGGAFKKGDLLVEFDCERPLAEQRAAAAAMQVEQKTVETNQELERFNSIGKFDLLISVSKLNKAKAELEALNAQIRQCKIVAPFTGRVIENKMHLFESASVSQPLLRIVDTSNLELDVIVPSQWLQWLRPGAAFSFKVDETGSVNQAVVDRLLPTVDPVSKTIKIIGRLGDASAAKTIPGMSGTASFRNTES; from the coding sequence ATGAACGGCAAATCCTCCAAAGCGCTGAAACTGGGCGGCATCGCCGTCGCCGTCGCTCTCGCCTATGGCCTGCTGGCTTCGCCGCACAATCTGCCCCAGGACGCGCCGCTGCCCAACCCACTGGGCAACCCGGCCGTAGCGGCCGAAGCCCCCTCCGTGAGCGTCCCGGCGGCGTCGACCGAAGACCTGCAGCGCCCCGCCGTGGCTCAGCCACTGGCCGCTCCGGCCGCCGCTGCAGCAGCCCCGGCCGCCCCCGCCGCAGTCGCCCCCGACAAGGCCCAGGGCCGCGACGCTCGCGGCCTGGTGCGCGCCGTGCACGAGGCTACGCTGTCGGCCGGCATGGTCGCGCAGATCGTCAAGATGCCGTTCGCCGAAGGCGGCGCGTTCAAGAAGGGCGACCTGCTGGTGGAGTTCGACTGCGAGCGCCCGCTGGCCGAACAGCGCGCCGCTGCGGCCGCCATGCAGGTCGAACAGAAAACCGTGGAGACCAACCAGGAGCTGGAGCGCTTCAACTCCATCGGCAAGTTCGACCTGCTGATCTCGGTGTCCAAGCTGAACAAGGCCAAGGCCGAGCTCGAGGCGCTCAACGCACAGATCCGCCAATGCAAGATCGTCGCGCCATTCACCGGCCGGGTCATCGAAAACAAGATGCACCTGTTCGAATCGGCCTCGGTCAGCCAGCCGCTGCTGCGCATCGTCGACACCAGCAACCTGGAACTGGACGTGATCGTGCCGTCGCAGTGGCTGCAGTGGCTGCGCCCGGGCGCCGCGTTCTCGTTCAAGGTCGACGAGACCGGCAGTGTCAATCAGGCCGTGGTCGATCGCCTGCTGCCCACTGTCGACCCGGTGAGCAAGACCATCAAGATCATCGGCCGGCTCGGCGACGCCTCGGCAGCGAAAACCATTCCCGGGATGAGCGGCACCGCCTCGTTCCGCAACACGGAGTCCTGA
- a CDS encoding TolC family protein encodes MPSDKRTTLCPAARRWTLALAVSFAVTLAGCTIVPQPLDVDAQAVKLKSSIDATIQSEEAVTGPISLYEAMARALKYNLDQKIELMDEAYHQKELDLNSMGMLPTIAASVAQTGRDNDAGSSSKSLLSGKQSLEPSTSTDRSGQTADLTASWDVLDFGLSYVKGLQAADEKLISAERRRKVINRIQEDVRTAYWRAVSADRTYKKLVDLEALAQKALLQTQQLEARRLVPPLTVLSYQRDLLQVQGDVQKLQRELALSKNQLAALINLKPDTRFSLVLPDRTDVVPELPGSSDEMVMVGLRFRSELREGGYRARINENEIKASFIRALPSFKAAFGASYDSNSYLYNDQWLHYSTQVSWNLINLFRYPMQKQSLIAEGKVIEQRQLALTLAVMTQIHVARVRFIRFSQELGTVRNAEEVQEHILELSRGGFNAHTVSQQSLVREEMNAILSEIRYDAAYADVQNAYANLYGSMGLDNFNYDVRIDAPIAEIAAKLQEHWSERASTLPRMPEAAGNSTL; translated from the coding sequence ATGCCATCCGATAAACGCACCACGCTGTGCCCTGCAGCCCGCCGCTGGACCCTGGCCCTGGCCGTGTCCTTCGCCGTGACGCTGGCCGGGTGCACCATCGTACCGCAGCCGCTGGACGTCGATGCCCAGGCGGTCAAGCTGAAATCGAGCATCGACGCCACCATCCAGAGCGAAGAGGCAGTGACCGGTCCCATCTCGCTCTACGAGGCCATGGCCCGTGCGCTCAAGTACAACCTCGACCAGAAGATCGAACTGATGGACGAGGCCTACCACCAGAAGGAGCTCGACCTCAACAGCATGGGCATGTTGCCCACCATCGCCGCGTCCGTGGCCCAGACTGGCCGCGACAATGACGCCGGCTCCAGCAGCAAGTCGCTGCTGTCGGGCAAGCAGTCGCTGGAACCGTCCACCTCCACCGACCGCAGCGGCCAGACCGCCGACCTCACGGCGAGCTGGGACGTGCTGGACTTCGGCCTGTCGTACGTCAAGGGCCTGCAGGCCGCCGATGAGAAGCTGATCTCGGCCGAGCGCCGGCGCAAGGTGATCAACCGCATCCAGGAAGACGTGCGCACCGCCTACTGGCGCGCCGTGAGTGCCGACCGCACCTACAAGAAGCTGGTCGACCTCGAAGCCCTGGCGCAGAAAGCCCTGCTGCAGACCCAGCAGCTCGAAGCCCGGCGCCTGGTGCCGCCCCTCACCGTGCTGTCCTACCAGCGCGACCTGCTGCAGGTGCAGGGCGACGTGCAGAAGCTGCAGCGCGAACTGGCGCTGTCGAAGAACCAGCTGGCGGCGCTGATCAACCTCAAGCCCGACACCCGTTTCTCGTTGGTGCTGCCGGACCGCACCGACGTGGTTCCCGAGCTGCCCGGCTCGTCCGACGAGATGGTCATGGTGGGCCTGCGCTTTCGCTCCGAGCTGCGTGAAGGCGGCTACCGCGCGCGCATCAACGAGAACGAGATCAAGGCCTCGTTCATCCGCGCCCTGCCCAGCTTCAAGGCGGCGTTCGGCGCCTCCTACGACTCCAACAGCTACCTCTACAACGACCAGTGGCTGCACTACAGCACTCAGGTCAGCTGGAACCTGATCAACCTGTTCCGCTACCCCATGCAGAAACAGTCGCTGATCGCCGAAGGCAAGGTCATCGAGCAACGCCAGCTGGCCCTGACCCTGGCGGTGATGACGCAGATCCACGTGGCCCGGGTGCGCTTCATCCGCTTCTCCCAGGAGCTGGGCACCGTGCGCAACGCCGAGGAAGTGCAGGAGCACATCCTCGAACTGTCGCGCGGCGGCTTCAACGCCCACACGGTCAGCCAGCAGTCGCTGGTGCGCGAGGAGATGAACGCGATTCTTTCCGAGATCCGCTACGACGCCGCCTACGCCGACGTGCAGAACGCCTACGCCAACCTGTACGGCTCCATGGGCCTGGACAACTTCAACTACGACGTGCGCATCGACGCGCCAATCGCCGAGATTGCAGCCAAGCTGCAGGAACACTGGAGCGAAAGGGCCAGCACCTTGCCTCGGATGCCGGAAGCGGCAGGGAACTCGACACTATGA
- a CDS encoding HlyD family efflux transporter periplasmic adaptor subunit, translating into MSVNVQLPPTLPTDSDKAHRAALHLLTLEAEVRQQPDAAKVQFHLVNNVQQMVPYDQGMIFSRNHPRLPLHLTQISGLPVADRHTPLARGLQNVLREQDQAGRLASLRTLELPTATAAGSEGEALAEFPLRHGLWLPLSDQAGRVMSGALLLRVTPFSQREQVMLQRLGDTYSHALRSFGKRRGLLDSLPLSKKSLAIAVAVVVGVGLIPVRLSVMAPVEVVAEQPYVLTAPINGVIRNILVAPNSLVQANQALVQFEDIQPRNEMVLAQQQLAVAQAKDTRTSAAAFNDTVAAHEMAIAGAEHDLARVNYNYAVEVLQRTQMRTPISGMAVYSDRRDWEGRAVQVGEEILQVADPARIAYRVDLSTGNAIELAAGNPISVYLESAPLGGLKAQLRTVSYSPHTTPAGVTSYTVMADPQSGETPRIGARGTARVYGDYAPLAFQLLRRPLAAARQFLGV; encoded by the coding sequence ATGTCGGTCAATGTCCAGCTGCCGCCTACCCTGCCCACCGACTCGGACAAGGCGCACCGCGCAGCCCTGCACCTGCTGACGCTGGAGGCCGAGGTGCGCCAGCAGCCGGACGCCGCCAAGGTGCAGTTCCATCTGGTCAACAACGTGCAGCAGATGGTGCCCTACGACCAGGGCATGATCTTCAGCCGCAACCATCCGCGCCTGCCATTGCACCTGACGCAGATTTCCGGGCTGCCGGTGGCCGACCGCCACACGCCACTGGCGCGCGGCCTGCAGAACGTGCTGCGCGAACAGGACCAGGCCGGGCGCCTGGCCAGCCTGCGCACGCTGGAGCTGCCGACCGCTACCGCAGCCGGCAGCGAGGGTGAGGCGCTGGCCGAATTCCCTCTGCGCCACGGCCTCTGGTTGCCCTTGAGCGACCAGGCCGGGCGGGTCATGAGCGGCGCCCTGCTGCTGCGCGTGACGCCGTTCAGCCAGCGCGAACAGGTCATGCTGCAGCGCCTGGGCGACACCTACAGCCACGCCCTGCGCAGCTTCGGCAAGCGCCGCGGGCTGCTTGACAGCCTGCCGCTGTCGAAGAAGAGCCTGGCCATCGCGGTCGCCGTGGTCGTCGGCGTCGGCCTGATTCCGGTGCGCCTGAGCGTGATGGCGCCGGTGGAAGTGGTGGCCGAGCAGCCCTATGTGCTGACCGCGCCGATCAACGGGGTGATCCGCAACATCCTCGTCGCGCCCAACAGCCTGGTGCAGGCCAACCAGGCGCTGGTGCAGTTCGAGGACATCCAGCCGCGCAACGAAATGGTGCTGGCCCAGCAGCAGCTGGCCGTGGCCCAGGCCAAGGACACGCGGACCTCGGCGGCGGCCTTCAACGACACGGTGGCGGCCCACGAAATGGCCATCGCCGGGGCCGAACACGACCTGGCGCGGGTCAACTACAACTACGCCGTCGAAGTGCTGCAACGCACGCAGATGCGCACGCCGATCAGCGGCATGGCGGTGTACAGCGACCGCCGCGACTGGGAGGGCCGGGCGGTGCAGGTCGGCGAGGAGATCCTGCAGGTCGCCGACCCGGCGCGCATCGCCTATCGGGTCGACCTGTCGACCGGCAACGCCATCGAACTGGCCGCCGGCAACCCCATCAGCGTCTACCTGGAGAGCGCGCCGCTGGGCGGCCTCAAGGCGCAGCTGCGCACGGTCAGCTATTCGCCGCACACCACCCCGGCCGGGGTCACCAGCTACACCGTGATGGCCGACCCGCAAAGCGGCGAAACCCCGCGCATCGGTGCACGCGGCACCGCCCGGGTATACGGCGACTACGCGCCGCTGGCGTTCCAGCTGCTGCGCCGGCCGCTGGCGGCCGCCCGCCAGTTCCTGGGGGTGTAG